One Rosa chinensis cultivar Old Blush chromosome 5, RchiOBHm-V2, whole genome shotgun sequence genomic region harbors:
- the LOC112167826 gene encoding auxin-responsive protein SAUR78 → MKKISLLLRKCKSLSSQLGRSSSYNSLRSKSTREDLYDGNIINENHQQTTIFVGSTRKRYVISSKYLKHPVLNALIEKSSNKRNNNRGDDHDHEDILVKCEVVLFDHLLWMLENGDPSFGGTSESLEELAALYEF, encoded by the coding sequence ATGAAGAAGATCAGTTTGCTATTAAGGAAGTGCAAGAGCTTGTCAAGCCAGCTAGGGAGATCTTCATCGTATAACAGTCTACGATCCAAATCGACTAGAGAAGATTTGTATGATGGCAACATCATAAATGAGAATCATCAGCAAACTACTATATTTGTTGGAAGCACCAGAAAGCGTTACGTGATCAGCTCCAAGTACCTGAAGCAtcctgtgttgaatgctttgaTCGAGAAGTCATCGAATAAGCGAAATAACAATCGAGGAGATGATCATGATCATGAGGATATCTTGGTGAAGTGTGAGGTGGTTCTCTTTGATCACTTGTTATGGATGCTGGAAAATGGAGATCCAAGCTTTGGTGGTACTTCAGAGTCTTTGGAGGAACTGGCTGCACTCTATGAGTTCTAA